In Mus musculus strain C57BL/6J chromosome 1, GRCm38.p6 C57BL/6J, a single genomic region encodes these proteins:
- the Akp3 gene encoding intestinal-type alkaline phosphatase precursor, protein MQGTWVLLLLGLRLQLSLSVIPVEEENPAFWNKKAAEALDAAKKLQPIQTSAKNLIIFLGDGMGVPTVTATRILKGQLEGHLGPETPLAMDRFPYMALSKTYSVDRQVPDSASTATAYLCGVKTNYKTIGVSAAARFDQCNTTFGNEVFSVMYRAKKAGKSVGVVTTTRVQHASPSGTYVHTVNRNWYGDADMPASALREGCKDIATQLISNMDINVILGGGRKYMFPAGTPDPEYPNDANETGTRLDGRNLVQEWLSKHQGSQYVWNREQLIQKAQDPSVTYLMGLFEPVDTKFDIQRDPLMDPSLKDMTEAAVKVLSRNPKGFYLFVEGGRIDRGHHLGTAYLALTEAVMFDLAIERASQLTSERDTLTIVTADHSHVFSFGGYTLRGTSIFGLAPLNALDGKPYTSILYGNGPGYVGTGERPNVTAAESSGSSYRQQAAVPVKSETHGGEDVAIFARGPQAHLLHGVQEQNYIAHVMAFAGCLEPYTDCGLAPPADESQTTTTTRQTTITTTTTTTTTTTTPVHNSARSLGPATAPLALALLAGMLMLLLGAPAES, encoded by the exons ATGCAGGGCACctgggtgctgctgctgctgggcctCAGGCTACAGCTGTCCCTTAGTGTCATTCCAG TGGAGGAGGAGAACCCGGCCTTCTGGAACAAGAAGGCAGCCGAGGCCCTGGATGCTGCCAAGAAGCTGCAGCCCATTCAGACATCAGCTAAGAACCTCATCATCTTCCTGGGTGACG GGATGGGGGTACCAACAGTGACAGCCACCAGGATCCTAAAGGGACAGTTGGAAGGTCATCTAGGACCTGAGACACCCCTAGCCATGGACCGCTTCCCATATATGGCTCTGTCCAAG ACATACAGTGTGGACAGACAGGTTCCAGACAGTGCAAGCACGGCCACCGCCTACCTGTGTGGGGTCAAGACCAACTACAAGACCATCGGCGTGAGCGCAGCCGCGAGATTCGACCAGTGCAACACCACATTTGGCAATGAGGTCTTCTCAGTGATGTACCGTGCCAAGAAAGCAG GAAAATCCGTAGGTGTGGTGACCACCACCAGAGTGCAGCACGCCTCTCCCTCGGGCACATATGTTCACACAGTGAACCGCAATTGGTATGGGGATGCTGACATGCCTGCCTCTGCGCTGCGGGAAGGTTGCAAGGACATTGCTACACAACTCATCTCCAACATGGACATTAAT GTGATCCTTGGTGGGGGCCGAAAATACATGTTTCCTGCTGGAACCCCAGACCCCGAGTATCCAAATGATGCTAATGAGACTGGAACCAGATTGGATGGCAGGAATCTGGTGCAGGAATGGCTGTCAAAGCACCAG GGATCCCAGTATGTTTGGAATCGTGAACAACTCATTCAGAAGGCCCAGGATCCGTCAGTGACATACCTCATGG GCCTCTTTGAGCCTGTAGACACAAAATTTGATATTCAACGAGATCCCCTGATGGACCCATCTCTGAAGGATATGACAGAGGCGGCCGTGAAAGTGCTAAGCAGGAACCCCAAAGGCTTTTATCTCTTTGTGGAGG GGGGCCGAATCGACCGTGGTCACCATCTGGGCACAGCTTATCTGGCGCTGACTGAGGCTGTGATGTTCGACTTAGCCATCGAGAGGGCCAGCCAGCTCACTAGTGAACGCGACACTCTGACCATAGTCACTGCTGACCACTCCCATGTCTTCTCCTTTGGTGGCTACACACTTCGAGGGACCTCCATCTTCG GGCTGGCTCCCCTCAATGCTCTGGACGGCAAGCCCTACACCTCCATCCTGTATGGCAACGGCCCAGGCTATGTCGGTACAGGGGAAAGACCCAACGTCACCGCCGCTGAAAGCA GTGGCTCATCGTACCGGCAGCAGGCTGCTGTGCCGGTGAAGTCGGAGACCCACGGCGGGGAGGACGTGGCGATATTCGCGCGTGGCCCGCAGGCGCACTTGCTGCACGGGGTGCAGGAGCAGAACTACATCGCGCACGTCATGGCCTTCGCAGGCTGCCTGGAGCCCTACACCGACTGCGGCTTGGCACCCCCTGCAGATGAAAGCCAGACCACCACGACAACCCGCcagaccaccatcaccaccaccaccaccaccaccaccaccacaaccaccccGGTCCATAACAGCGCCAGAAGCCTGGGCCCAGCCACCGCCCCGCTGGCTCTGGCGCTGCTGGCCGGAATGCTGATGCTACTACTAGGGGCTCCTGCGGAGTCCTAA
- the Ecel1 gene encoding endothelin-converting enzyme-like 1 isoform X1: protein MEAPYSMTAHYDEFQEVKYVSRCGTGGARGTSLPPGFPRGSGRSASGSRSGLPRWNRREVCLLSGLVFAAGLCAILAAMLALKYLGPGAAGGGGACPEGCPERKAFARAARFLSANLDASIDPCQDFYSFACGGWLRRHAIPDDKLTYGTIAAIGEQNEERLRRLLARPTGGPGGAAQRKVRAFFRSCLDMREIERLGPRPMLEVIEDCGGWDLGGAADRPGAARWDLNRLLYKAQGVYSAAALFSLTVSLDDRNSSRYVIRIDQDGLTLPERTLYLAQDEESEKILAAYRVFMQRLLRLLGADAVEQKAQEILQLEQRLANISVSEYDDLRRDVSSAYNKVTLGQLQKIIPHLQWKWLLDQIFQEDFSEEEEVVLLATDYMQQVSQLIRSTPRRILHNYLVWRVVVVLSEHLSSPFREALHELAKEMEGNDKPQELARVCLGQANRHFGMALGALFVHEHFSAASKAKVQQLVEDIKYILGQRLEELDWMDAQTKAAARAKLQYMMVMVGYPDFLLKPEAVDKEYEFEVHEKTYFKNILNSIRFSIQLSVKKIRQEVDKSSWLLPPQALNAYYLPNKNQMVFPAGILQPTLYDPDFPQSLNYGGIGTIIGHELTHGYDDWGGQYDRSGNLLHWWTETSYSHFLRKAECIVRLYDNFTVYNQRVNGKHTLGENIADMGGLKLAYYAYQKWVREHGPEHPLHRLKYTHNQLFFIAFAQNWCIKRRSQSIYLQVLTDKHAPEHYRVLGSVSQFEEFGRAFHCPKDSPMNPVHKCSVW from the exons ATGGAGGCCCCGTATTCCATGACAGCGCACTACGACGAGTTCCAGGAAGTCAAGTATGTGAGCCGGTGTGGCACCGGGGGCGCTCGAGGGACCTCACTGCCTCCAGGCTTCCCGAGGGGCTCAGGGCGCAGTGCTAGCGGGTCCAGGTCTGGGCTGCCCCGCTGGAATCGACGCGAGGTGTGCCTGCTGTCGGGGTTGGTGTTTGCTGCCGGCCTCTGCGCCATCCTGGCGGCCATGCTGGCGCTCAAATACCTGGGCCCGGGAGCGGCGGGCGGTGGCGGAGCCTGTCCCGAGGGCTGCCCCGAGCGCAAGGCCTTTGCACGCGCCGCCCGCTTTCTGTCTGCCAACCTGGACGCCAGCATCGACCCGTGCCAGGACTTCTACTCGTTCGCGTGCGGAGGCTGGCTGCGGCGCCACGCTATCCCCGACGACAAGCTCACCTACGGCACGATCGCGGCCATCGGAGAGCAGAACGAGGAGCGTCTGCGGCGCCTGCTGGCGAGACCCACCGGAGGCCCCGGCGGCGCTGCGCAGCGCAAGGTGCGCGCCTTCTTCCGCTCGTGCCTCGACATGCGCGAGATCGAGAGGCTCGGGCCGCGGCCCATGCTCGAGGTCATCGAGGACTGCGGCGGCTGGGACCTGGGCGGCGCGGCCGATCGCCCCGGGGCGGCTCGCTGGGACCTCAACCGACTGCTGTACAAGGCACAGGGTGTGTACAGCGCGGCCGCGCTCTTCTCGCTTACAGTCAGCCTGGACGACAGGAACTCCTCGCGCTACGTCATCCGC ATTGACCAGGATGGGCTCACCCTGCCAGAGAGAACCCTGTACCTAGCTCAAGACGAGGAGAGTGAGAAG ATCTTGGCTGCATACAGGGTGTTCATGCAGCGTCTACTCAGACTACTGGGAGCGGACGCTGTGGAGCAGAAGGCGCAGGAAATCCTTCAGCTGGAACAGAGGCTGGCCAAT ATCTCTGTGTCAGAATATGATGATCTCCGTCGTGATGTCAGCTCCGCGTACAACAAAGTGACTCTGGGGCAGCTGCAGAAGATCATCCCCCAT TTGCAGTGGAAGTGGCTGCTGGATCAGATCTTCCAGGAAGACTtctcggaggaggaggaggtggtgctGCTGGCCACAGACTACATGCAGCAGGTGTCCCAGCTCATCCGCTCCACACCTCGAAG GATCCTGCACAACTACCTAGTGTGGCGTGTGGTGGTGGTTCTGAGTGAGCACCTGTCCTCACCATTCCGAGAGGCACTGCATGAGCTGGCCAAAGAGATGGAGGGCAATGACAAGCCCCAGGAGTTGGCCCGAGTCTGCCTGGGCCAGGCCAACCGCCACTTCGGCATGGCTCTTGGTGCCCTCTTTGTACATGAACACTTCTCAGCTGCCAGTAAAGCCAAG GTGCAGCAGCTAGTGGAAGATATCAAGTACATCTTGGGCCAGCGCCTGGAGGAGCTGGACTGGATGGATGCCCAGACCAAGGCAGCTGCTCGGGCCAAG CTCCAGTACATGATGGTCATGGTTGGCTATCCAGACTTCCTGCTGAAACCTGAGGCTGTAGACAAAGAATATGAG TTCGAGGTCCACGAGAAGACCTACTTCAAGAACATTTTGAACAGCATCCGATTCAGTATCCAGTTGTCCGTCAAAAAGATTCGACAGGAGGTGGACAAATCCTC GTGGCTCCTCCCACCACAGGCGCTCAATGCCTACTATCTGCCCAACAAGAATCAAATGG TCTTCCCAGCTGGCATCCTGCAGCCCACCCTGTATGACCCAGACTTCCCACA GTCTCTGAACTACGGGGGTATTGGCACCATCATTGGGCACGAACTGACCCATGGCTATGACGACTGGG GGGGACAGTATGACCGCTCAGGAAACCTGTTGCACTGGTGGACTGAGACCTCCTACAGCCACTTTCTGCGCAAGGCCGAGTGCATCGTTCGCCTCTATGACAACTTCACCGTCTACAACCAGCGC GTGAATGGGAAACACACACTTGGCGAGAACATCGCAGACATGGGAGGCCTCAAGCTGGCCTACTAT GCCTATCAGAAGTGGGTCCGGGAGCATGGCCCGGAGCACCCGCTGCACCGGCTCAAGTACACACACAACCAGCTTTTCTTCATTGCCTTTGCACAG AACTGGTGCATCAAGCGACGGTCACAGTCCATCTACCTGCAGGTGCTGACAGACAAGCATGCACCTGAGCACTACCG ggtcCTGGGCAGCGTATCCCAGTTTGAGGAATTCGGCCGGGCCTTCCACTGTCCCAAGGACTCTCCCATGAACCCCGTCCATAAGTGCTCTGTGTGGTGA